Proteins from one Amycolatopsis benzoatilytica AK 16/65 genomic window:
- a CDS encoding TetR/AcrR family transcriptional regulator: MSTAERGKGKRSELRRTLVTSELLDTATRLFAEKGYEATSLLDIANALNISRPALYHYVSKKEDLLAMLVEQVTNGFAEVLAQFKERDDLAPSEKIADVVGLIVRQRAEHSDQFRILDRSEPILPEPLAGEHLEAKRTVLREFTALVEAGIETGEFRPVDARTAALSLLGMCNWVAWWFRPGSDIEAVVATITGLSTAMLAAGDHTGRGRQDAKTIDQIRALLDRLEG; encoded by the coding sequence ATGTCCACCGCCGAGCGAGGTAAGGGAAAACGCAGCGAGCTGCGCCGCACGCTGGTGACATCGGAGCTCCTGGACACCGCGACCCGGCTGTTCGCGGAAAAGGGCTACGAGGCGACCAGCTTGCTGGACATCGCGAACGCGCTGAACATCTCGCGGCCCGCGCTGTATCACTACGTGAGCAAGAAGGAAGACCTGCTCGCGATGCTCGTCGAACAGGTCACGAACGGTTTCGCCGAGGTGCTCGCCCAGTTCAAGGAGCGCGACGACCTCGCGCCGTCGGAGAAGATCGCCGACGTCGTCGGGCTGATCGTGCGGCAGCGTGCCGAGCATTCCGATCAGTTCCGCATCCTCGACCGGTCCGAGCCGATCCTGCCGGAACCGCTCGCGGGCGAGCACCTCGAAGCGAAGCGCACCGTCCTGCGCGAGTTCACCGCGCTGGTGGAGGCGGGCATCGAAACCGGGGAGTTCCGTCCGGTCGACGCCCGCACCGCCGCGTTGTCCTTGCTGGGCATGTGCAACTGGGTCGCCTGGTGGTTCCGACCCGGCTCGGACATCGAAGCGGTCGTCGCGACCATCACCGGCTTGTCCACGGCGATGCTCGCGGCCGGCGATCACACCGGACGCGGGCGGCAGGACGCCAAGACGATCGACCAGATCCGCGCGCTCCTGGACCGCCTCGAAGGCTGA
- a CDS encoding (2,3-dihydroxybenzoyl)adenylate synthase, producing MTLPPPAPPTTPYDEVSVLAYRRARFWAGRSLPAELLDAARRHRTRTALLSEGRTWTYDELFDEAQRFAAGLLRSGAARPGEPVLFQMGNVAETVVAYLGCLFAAAPPVCTLPQHGTREISLLAAHVGARTLLVQADFRDGRLRAQAEQLLAEGAIAEVVTCRGEPIGTAGTYDRLVREPVRESLPYLETDLLSPAVFQLSGGTTGLPKVAPRLHEEYAYNSRAWAAAMAMDEHSRVLYPLPLMHNAGISLALQPSIFAGATLVLAPSADVDTLLGLIAEHRPDVLPLVPPALAVRLLDSARAQRADFSCLRDFVVGGQRLPVEVAERLRDELGIRIRQMFGMAEGMFLVTPAGADEAVRHHTVGAPISAADEIRILDPVSDEEVPDGEVGEFAARGPYTIRGYYRADEHNRTAFTSDGFYRTGDLARRHVTAEGVSYSIDGRIKDVINRGVEKIFAEEVEEIIVAHPDVVTAALVAMPDPVLGERACAYLVLEDGAAPLTVATLAAHLLARGLAKYKLPERVEIVPALPLTNVGKVAKNRLREDVQAKLAEGSAR from the coding sequence ATGACGTTGCCTCCACCCGCACCACCGACGACCCCGTACGACGAGGTCAGCGTGCTTGCCTATCGGCGTGCCAGGTTCTGGGCGGGGCGGTCGCTGCCGGCGGAACTGCTCGACGCCGCCCGCCGCCACCGGACGCGGACCGCGCTGCTGTCCGAGGGCCGCACGTGGACCTACGACGAACTCTTCGACGAAGCGCAGCGGTTCGCGGCCGGGCTGCTCCGCTCCGGCGCGGCCCGGCCGGGCGAGCCGGTGCTGTTCCAGATGGGGAACGTGGCCGAGACAGTGGTCGCCTACCTGGGCTGCCTGTTCGCCGCAGCGCCGCCGGTGTGCACGCTGCCGCAACACGGGACGCGCGAGATCTCCCTGCTCGCGGCGCACGTCGGCGCCCGCACTCTCCTGGTGCAGGCCGATTTCCGCGACGGGCGGCTGCGCGCTCAGGCCGAACAGCTCCTCGCCGAAGGCGCGATCGCCGAGGTGGTGACGTGTCGCGGCGAGCCGATCGGCACCGCAGGGACCTACGACCGGCTGGTGCGCGAACCGGTCCGGGAATCGTTGCCCTATCTCGAAACCGACCTGCTCAGCCCCGCGGTCTTCCAGCTGTCCGGCGGGACGACCGGCCTGCCGAAGGTCGCTCCGCGGCTGCATGAGGAATACGCCTACAACTCCCGTGCCTGGGCCGCCGCGATGGCGATGGACGAGCACTCCCGTGTCCTGTATCCGTTGCCCCTCATGCACAACGCCGGGATTTCGCTCGCCCTCCAGCCGTCGATCTTCGCTGGGGCGACGCTCGTGCTCGCGCCCTCGGCGGACGTCGACACGCTCCTCGGCCTGATCGCCGAACACCGCCCGGACGTACTGCCCCTCGTGCCCCCCGCCCTCGCGGTCCGGCTGCTCGATTCGGCGCGCGCCCAACGGGCCGATTTCTCCTGCCTGCGCGATTTCGTCGTCGGCGGGCAGCGACTGCCGGTCGAGGTCGCCGAGCGGCTGCGCGACGAGCTGGGCATCCGGATCCGGCAGATGTTCGGCATGGCGGAAGGGATGTTCCTGGTCACGCCGGCCGGTGCGGACGAGGCGGTGCGCCACCACACGGTCGGCGCGCCGATCTCCGCGGCCGACGAGATCCGGATCCTCGACCCGGTCTCCGACGAAGAAGTACCGGACGGCGAGGTCGGCGAGTTCGCCGCGCGCGGGCCGTACACGATCCGCGGCTACTACCGCGCCGACGAGCACAACCGGACCGCGTTCACCTCCGACGGGTTCTACCGCACCGGCGATCTGGCCCGGCGGCACGTGACCGCGGAAGGCGTCAGCTATTCGATCGACGGCCGGATCAAGGACGTGATCAACCGGGGGGTGGAGAAGATCTTCGCCGAAGAGGTGGAGGAGATCATCGTCGCGCACCCGGACGTGGTCACCGCCGCGCTCGTCGCGATGCCCGATCCGGTGCTGGGCGAACGCGCCTGCGCGTACCTGGTGCTGGAGGACGGCGCGGCGCCGTTGACGGTCGCGACGCTGGCCGCGCACCTGCTGGCCCGGGGGCTGGCGAAATACAAACTGCCCGAGCGGGTCGAGATCGTGCCCGCGCTGCCGCTGACGAACGTCGGCAAGGTCGCGAAGAACCGGTTGCGCGAGGACGTCCAGGCGAAACTGGCCGAAGGGAGCGCCCGATGA
- a CDS encoding GNAT family N-acetyltransferase, producing the protein MRLREVRPADRRTLTGFDRDGARARDLQVGGYRHWATHRISAADCPDGFHFAIETLHNRTLVGSIWIETDPFTGRFSYGIGIGPQHRRCGYAADAVALLLAFMFKRCRYRACEVSVNGSNFASLALHGELGFREAARPRDVELRRGEIKYPVLMSITAEQFAAHHPALSAARGPGRPSRGRHWRIERPGRHRRTSLRIAE; encoded by the coding sequence GTGCGGCTGCGCGAGGTCCGCCCGGCCGACCGGCGCACGCTGACCGGTTTCGACCGGGACGGGGCACGGGCGCGGGACCTGCAGGTCGGCGGCTACCGGCACTGGGCGACGCATCGGATCAGCGCCGCGGACTGCCCGGACGGGTTCCATTTCGCGATCGAAACCCTGCACAATCGGACGCTGGTCGGGTCCATCTGGATCGAGACCGACCCGTTCACCGGCCGGTTCAGCTACGGCATCGGGATCGGCCCGCAGCACCGCCGGTGCGGATACGCCGCGGACGCGGTCGCGCTGCTGCTGGCGTTCATGTTCAAGCGGTGCCGGTACCGCGCGTGCGAGGTCAGCGTCAACGGCAGCAACTTCGCGTCGCTCGCGCTGCACGGCGAACTCGGCTTCCGCGAAGCGGCCCGGCCGCGCGACGTCGAGCTGCGGCGCGGCGAGATCAAGTACCCGGTGCTGATGAGCATCACCGCCGAGCAGTTCGCCGCGCACCACCCGGCCCTCTCGGCCGCACGCGGCCCCGGTCGTCCGTCGCGCGGTCGGCACTGGCGGATCGAGCGCCCCGGCCGCCACCGCCGCACCAGTCTGCGGATCGCCGAGTAA
- a CDS encoding alpha/beta hydrolase: MRIVQRRMSRMAAVMSAAVLALAGATAVASAADSWPLAPRAVSGLPGIPAATDLANVTSASGAHCRDYFFPVTESPGSSAVLKEFGQLCTADPALLGKQPVQILVHGGTYDHTYYDWPYQPERYNYVRYMTQRGFTTLNLDRIGYGRSDHPLGASMNFDVAANTTHQIVQYLRQGGLGTRFGTVTLNGYSMGGLTSQVEAGTFHDVDALMVHAVGHGLLTAASVARLGTFAYPALLDPKFSGRPWAIDPAYLTSIPGRRTIFYGPSATYDPRQLTVEDATKDTMSATELADITLRTYTDQTKNIDAPILWSPGQYDKIWCGTTDDCDTDPMSAAEPGFYRPGVFTKYIVQNTGHATLLGYGGLDYLNEIVRWLGEHGIHGVGGARG; this comes from the coding sequence GTGCGCATCGTGCAACGACGTATGTCCCGGATGGCGGCGGTGATGTCTGCCGCGGTGCTCGCGCTGGCCGGCGCCACCGCGGTGGCCAGCGCGGCCGACAGCTGGCCGCTGGCCCCGCGGGCAGTGTCCGGACTGCCCGGCATCCCGGCGGCGACCGACCTGGCGAACGTGACCTCGGCGAGCGGCGCGCACTGCCGCGACTACTTCTTCCCGGTCACCGAATCGCCCGGAAGTTCCGCCGTGCTCAAGGAATTCGGCCAGCTGTGCACCGCTGACCCGGCGTTGCTGGGCAAGCAGCCAGTGCAGATCCTGGTCCACGGCGGGACCTACGACCACACCTACTACGACTGGCCGTATCAGCCGGAGCGCTACAACTATGTCCGCTACATGACCCAGCGCGGCTTCACGACGCTGAATCTTGACCGGATCGGCTACGGCCGCAGTGATCATCCGCTCGGCGCGAGCATGAACTTCGACGTCGCCGCGAACACGACCCATCAGATCGTGCAGTACCTGCGCCAAGGCGGGCTGGGCACGCGGTTCGGCACGGTCACTCTGAACGGCTACTCGATGGGCGGCCTCACCTCGCAGGTCGAGGCGGGCACGTTCCACGACGTCGACGCGCTGATGGTGCACGCTGTCGGGCACGGGCTGCTGACTGCGGCTTCCGTCGCCCGGCTGGGCACCTTCGCCTATCCCGCGTTGCTGGACCCGAAATTCTCCGGCCGGCCGTGGGCGATCGATCCCGCGTATCTGACCAGCATTCCGGGCCGGCGCACCATCTTCTACGGTCCCTCGGCGACGTACGACCCGCGCCAGCTGACCGTCGAGGACGCCACCAAGGACACCATGTCAGCGACCGAGCTCGCGGACATCACCCTGCGCACCTACACCGACCAGACGAAGAACATCGACGCGCCGATCCTGTGGTCGCCCGGCCAGTACGACAAGATCTGGTGCGGCACCACCGACGACTGCGACACCGATCCGATGTCCGCCGCCGAACCGGGCTTCTACCGGCCGGGCGTGTTCACCAAGTACATCGTGCAGAACACCGGCCACGCCACCCTGCTCGGCTACGGCGGCCTCGACTACCTGAACGAAATCGTCCGCTGGCTCGGCGAGCACGGCATCCACGGCGTGGGAGGAGCCCGCGGGTAA